A stretch of the Dioscorea cayenensis subsp. rotundata cultivar TDr96_F1 chromosome 4, TDr96_F1_v2_PseudoChromosome.rev07_lg8_w22 25.fasta, whole genome shotgun sequence genome encodes the following:
- the LOC120257965 gene encoding 3-hydroxyisobutyryl-CoA hydrolase-like protein 5, which yields MAPENSNTEEVVVGEEVGRVRLITLNRPRQLNVISSQVVSLVAGFLEKWEKDDDAHLIIIKAVGRAFSAGGDLKMFYAGKTDDSCLEVVYRMYWLCYHIHTYKKTAVALVNGIAMGGGAAMAVPLKFTVVTEKTIFAVPEATIGLHTDCSFSYILPRLPGHLGEYLALTGARLNGKEMIAIGLATHFVPSEKLDELEKRLVSLNSGDEVAIKAVIEEFSLEVQPDEESIVHKLSIINKCFGEESVEEIIKSFEAEASREGNAWIASVLKGLKRSSPTGLKITLRSIREGRKQTLSECLKKEFRLTMNQLRSVISGDVYEGIRALNIDKDNSPKWNPASLNEVSSEKVDRVFQPFEAELELNIPPEGDAYRWSGKYENSVYPTLKGKQ from the exons ATGGCTCCAGAAAACTCAAACACTGAAGAG GTTGTTGTTGGAGAGGAGGTTGGGCGTGTGAGGTTGATTACACTAAATAGGCCTCGCCAGTTGAATGTTATCTCTTCTCAAGTG GTTTCTCTGGTTGCCGGATTTCTTGAGAAATGGGAGAAGGATGATGATGCTCACTTGATAATCATCAAG gCTGTCGGACGTGCTTTCTCTGCTGGTGGTGATCTGAAAATGTTTTATGCCGGAAAAACAG ATGATTCTTGTCTCGAGGTAGTGTACAGAATGTATTGGCTATGTTATCACATCCACACATACAAGAAAACCGCG GTCGCTCTTGTTAATGGAATTGCCATGGGTGGAGGTGCAGCTATGGCTGTTCCTTTGAAGTTTACTGTTGTCACAGAGAAAACT ATATTTGCCGTGCCGGAAGCAACTATTGGGCTTCATACGGATTGCAGCTTTTCCTACATTCTTCCACGGCTTCCCGGACATTTGG GGGAATACTTAGCCTTAACTGGTGCAAGATTGAACGGAAAGGAAATGATTGCTATTGGATTGGCGACTCATTTTGTGCCTTCTGAG AAATTGGATGAACTGGAGAAACGATTGGTGAGCTTAAACTCTGGTGATGAGGTCGCAATCAAAGCAGTAATTGAGGAATTCTCTTTAGAAGTACAACCTGATGAAGAAAGCATTGTGCATAA GCTTTCAATTATCAACAAGTGCTTTGGCGAAGAATCTgtggaagaaatcattaaatcTTTT GAAGCTGAGGCAAGCCGTGAAGGGAATGCATGGATTGCTTCAGTTCTCAAAGGATTAAAGAGATCATCACCAACTGGATTGAAGATAACATTGAGATCG ATCCGTGAAGGGAGGAAACAGACTCTATCCGAGTGTCTTAAGAAAGAATTCAGACTTACTATGAACCAGCTAAGATCAGTGATCTCCGGCGACGTATATGAG GGCATCCGAGCACTCAACATCGACAAAGATAACTCCCCCAAG TGGAACCCGGCTTCCCTAAACGAAGTGAGCAGTGAGAAAGTGGACCGTGTTTTTCAGCCATTCGAAGCAGAACTAGAGCTCAACATACCACCTGAGGGAGACGCATACAG GTGGAGTGGCAAGTATGAGAACTCAGTCTATCCAACTTTGAAAGGGAAACAATAA
- the LOC120258661 gene encoding pentatricopeptide repeat-containing protein At2g13600-like, translating into MHTRCSTKCCLTVHGAGEGLCYFKHLQASRASAHEFEVSSALSVSAKLHALDDGKQIHAFIVKNNIVMDVAAWNSLINFYFKCGSVCDAEKVLDEMSERDVYTWTVLVNGYALNGNLREAMDCFDKMPWRNTVSWNSVISACQREGCDEMAMQMFNRMRREAEVPNNLTFVAVLKACSCLLVLENGEGIHGCMVKSWWTKDVLAGCTLMDMYAKCGDDVSDVWTAFGDIENKNVVSWSILLASYAQNGKIVEAEGIFCGMVERNVVSWNVMIAGYVQNGLQDKAFRLFGDMVRINVKPNTFTLTSLMSGCSNPRYAKIGESFHGYVIQVGLETEISICNSMITMYGEQGNVGHARLVFDMMPLYDVVSWTAMVAGYVSNGDLFEAHRMFDSMPEKNLIAWNTMMFGYLQNGKNIAVDNPHKLHDLFISVDDALMFFHEMETSDVKPDHFSYNCALSACASVGAVELTRTTHCKALKRGFESDVGVRNALITAYGKCGCIREAEKIFSGMNSPDRISWNALLTGYSQNGRGNEALDFYEVMQKSRIEPNHVTFISLLSACSYIGEVKKGQCFFDEMVNTHGISPTKEHYACMVDLLGRAGLLSEAEAIIRKMPIKPDAAVWGALIGACKMHENPTIGRRAANQIFTLEPDNSAAHITLAKTFAAARMWDDVAEVRTILKEKKLLKEPGCSWIEIRNQKHAFLSCGITHLQNNLIQETLSCLYCNMKDRLCTTF; encoded by the coding sequence ATGCACACCAGATGCTCGACGAAATGCTGCCTCACTGTCCATGGCGCCGGTGAAGGTCTGTGTTACTTCAAGCACTTGCAAGCATCGCGCGCCAGCGCTCATGAGTTCGAGGTCTCAAGCGCGCTTTCCGTGTCCGCCAAACTTCACGCGCTGGATGATGGTAAACAAATTCATGCTTTCATTGTCAAGAATAACATCGTCATGGATGTTGCTGCATGGAACTCTCTCATTAATTTCTACTTCAAATGCGGGAGTGTTTGTGATGCCGAAAAGGTGCTTGATGAAATGTCTGAAAGAGATGTTTATACTTGGACTGTCTTGGTTAATGGATATGCTCTTAATGGGAACTTGAGAGAGGCCATGGATTGTTTTGATAAGATGCCATGGAGGAATACTGTGTCTTGGAATTCAGTAATTAGTGCTTGCCAGAGAGAAGGATGTGATGAAATGGCAATGCAAATGTTTAACAGGATGAGGAGAGAAGCTGAAGTTCCGAATAACTTGACATTTGTTGCAGTATTGAAGGCTTGTtcttgcttgctagtgttggaGAATGGTGAGGGAATTCATGGTTGCATGGTGAAGTCTTGGTGGACAAAGGATGTTCTTGCTGGATGCACATTGATGGATATGTATGCAAAGTGCGGCGATGATGTATCGGATGTTTGGACAGCTTTTGGGGATATTGAAAACAAGAATGTTGTTTCCTGGTCGATATTGCTGGCTAGTTACGCTCAGAATGGGAAAATTGTCGAGGCTGAGGGGATTTTTTGTGGAATGGTTGAGAGGAATGTTGTTTCTTGGAATGTTATGATTGCTGGATATGTGCAGAATGGTCTGCAAGATAAAGCGTTCAGGCTTTTCGGTGATATGGTCCGCATCAATGTGAAGCCAAATACTTTTACCCTTACAAGTTTGATGAGTGGGTGCTCTAATCCTCGCTATGCGAAAATAGGGGAATCGTTTCATGGCTATGTCATACAAGTTGGATTAGAGACAGAAATTTCAATATGCAATTCGATGATAACCATGTATGGTGAGCAGGGAAATGTTGGACATGCTCGTCTGGTGTTTGACATGATGCCTCTATATGATGTGGTTTCATGGACAGCGATGGTGGCTGGTTATGTCTCTAATGGTGATTTATTTGAAGCTCATCGAATGTTCGATAGCATGCCGGAGAAAAACCTGATAGCTTGGAATACAATGATGTTTGGCTACCTTCAGAACGGAAAGAACATTGCAGTTGATAATCCACACAAGTTACATGATCTGTTTATCTCTGTTGATGATGCACTAATGTTCTTTCATGAAATGGAAACATCGGATGTGAAACCTGATCATTTTTCCTACAATTGTGCTCTAAGTGCTTGTGCTAGTGTAGGAGCTGTAGAGCTGACCAGGACCACTCATTGCAAAGCCCTGAAAAGAGGGTTTGAATCAGATGTAGGAGTGAGGAATGCACTGATCACTGCCTATGGGAAATGTGGATGCATTAGAGAAGCAGAGAAGATTTTCAGTGGCATGAACAGTCCTGACAGGATATCATGGAATGCATTGTTGACTGGGTACTCACAGAACGGAAGAGGAAATGAAGCATTGGATTTCTATGAGGTAATGCAGAAGTCGAGAATTGAGCCAAATCATGTCACTTTCATAAGCTTACTTTCAGCATGTAGTTACATTGGAGAGGTCAAGAAAGGTCAGTGTTTCTTCGATGAAATGGTGAACACTCATGGGATTAGTCCTACAAAGGAACACTATGCCTGTATGGTTGATTTACTTGGACGAGCAGGCCTACTTTCTGAAGCTGAGGCTATAATCAGAAAAATGCCCATCAAACCAGATGCAGCAGTGTGGGGTGCTCTAATTGGTGCTTGCAAAATGCATGAAAATCCTACAATTGGCAGGAGAGCAGCAAATCAAATCTTTACTCTTGAACCAGACAATTCAGCTGCTCATATCACATTAGCCAAAACTTTTGCGGCTGCCAGGATGTGGGATGATGTAGCAGAAGTGAGGACAATCTTAAAGGAAAAGAAGCTATTAAAAGAGCCTGGATGCAGTTGGATTGAGATCAGGAACCAAAAACACGCATTTCTTTCTTGTGGCATCACACACcttcaaaataatttgattCAGGAAACACTCTCTTGTCTGTATTGTAACATGAAAGACAGGCTATGCACAACTTTCTGA
- the LOC120258663 gene encoding uncharacterized protein LOC120258663, with translation MVETSLVLVYYNCSITASEETIIFLSEDQSYFYVEDDISYENLQRSIEESIETADNQGVLCIKYRLTISLGSGKIYYWSFKFRNDQDVRMMFDCHKRNPDIGIIELYVEFSAAAFEGAPSQQQTALDNERNMRRERISSACQVNEPEWLSTEWRALDDPPPNIYFTNLQHLQGGTSSFHDTHETEFGQYGRSSGDDEDDGGDSFGEDTEASIDDIQLEKYNLEDVPMPGHNFTMAPMEPPTHMRALDLEAMSAQEFREYPLLYADTLSGATTDGDLHVGMRFRRKDDAVTAIKHYCLLKSVEYKVIEPDPTRFSGKYKSYGDGCNWRVHTSYSKQRQLWEITKYIGFHTCSSAMISQDHSKLDSNKICCQIQALVQQQPSINVLVLIAKIKNRYGYIPTHRKVWTAKQKAVEAAFGNWENSYNELPRWLLALQQFVVGTIVDLETQPA, from the coding sequence ATGGTAGAGACTTCACTTGTATTGGTTTACTACAATTGTTCAATCACTGCCAGTGAAGagacaattatatttttgtcagaggatcaatcatatttttatgtcgAAGACGACATCTCTTATGAAAATTTACAGAGATCCATTGAAGAAAGCATTGAGACTGCTGACAACCAAGGAGTTTTATGTATCAAATACCGGCTCACAATTTCTTTAGGATCAGGTAAGATTTACTATTGGTCATTCAAATTTCGTAATGACCAAGATGTTCGGATGATGTTCGACTGCCATAAAAGAAATCCAGATATTGGCATTATTGAATTGTACGTGGAGTTCAGCGCTGCAGCTTTCGAGGGTGCTCCTTCCCAACAACAAACCGCCCTAGATAACGAACGCAATATGAGACGGGAGAGGATTTCATCAGCATGCCAAGTTAATGAACCTGAATGGCTCTCTACGGAGTGGAGGGCACTAGATGATCCACCacccaatatttattttactaatttacaACATCTACAAGGTGGAACAAGTTCTTTTCATGATACTCATGAAACCGAATTCGGTCAGTATGGGCGATCCAGTGGAGACGATGAGGACGACGGTGGTGACAGCTTTGGGGAAGACACTGAAGCAAGTATTGATGACATTCAGTTAGAAAAATACAATCTCGAAGATGTTCCAATGCCCGGCCATAATTTCACGATGGCACCAATGGAGCCTCCAACACATATGAGGgcccttgatttggaagcaatgtcCGCACAAGAATTCCGGGAGTACCCTTTATTGTATGCCGACACATTAAGCGGAGCAACGACAGATGGAGATCTGCATGTAGGCATGAGGTTTCGAAGAAAAGATGATGCTGTGACCGCAATTAAGCATTACTGCTTACTTAAATCTGTCGAATATAAAGTTATCGAGCCTGATCCGACTCGATTCTCCGGTAAATATAAGTCATATGGTGATGGGTGCAATTGGAGGGTTCACACATCCTACAGCAAGCAGAGACAACTTTGGGAAATTACAAAGTATATTGGGTTTCACACGTGTTCATCAGCAATGATCTCGCAGGATCATTCGAAGCTGGATTCAAACAAGATTTGTTGCCAAATACAAGCACTAGTCCAACAACAGCCAAGCATAAATGTATTGGTTTTAATAGCGAAGATCAAGAATCGATACGGATACATACCGACACATAGGAAAGTATGGACAGCTAAGCAAAAAGCGGTTGAAGCAGCATTTGGCAATTGGGAGAACTCCTACAAcgaattaccaagatggctaTTAGCGTTGCAACAGTTTGTTGTAGGGACAATAGTTGATCTTGAGACCCAGCCGGCATAG
- the LOC120257961 gene encoding persulfide dioxygenase ETHE1 homolog, mitochondrial-like: MLPFLRINRHFFVRSLSSLSFSPSEVRPFSKFLIHRLMPRSGTMAARLSTAAGSPKLLFRQLFEKESSTYTYLLADVGHPEKPALIVDPVDRTVDRDLSLVKELGLKVIYAMNTHVHADHITGTGLIKSRVSGVKSVISTASNAKADILVEHGDKIYFGNLFLEVRATPGHTLGCLTYVTGDEPDQPHPRMAFTGDALLIRGCGRTDFQGGSSHKLYESVHSQIFTLPKDTLLYPAHDYNGFTVSTIEEEMLYNPRLSKDEDTFKTIMENLSLPYPKMIDAAVPANLVCGMQDLPAN; the protein is encoded by the exons ATGCTCCCTTTCCTTCGGATCAATCGCCACTTCTTCGTTCGTTCCTTGTCATCCCTCTCATTTTCTCCTTCAGAGGTCCGGCCTTTTTCCAAGTTTTTGATCCATAGATTGATGCCGAGATCTGGGACAATGGCGGCGAGACTCAGCACAGCGGCGGGCTCGCCGAAGTTGCTCTTTAGACAGCTTTTTGAGAAGGAATCGTCTACTTATACTTATCTTCTCGCTGATGTTGGGCACCCGGAGAAGCCCGCTCTG ATTGTTGATCCAGTAGACAGGACAGTTGATAGAGATCTGTCACTTGTTAAAGAACTGGGTTTGAAAGTGATTTATGCTATGAATACTCATGTTCATGCCGATCACATCACTGGAACAGGTTTGATAAAG AGTCGGGTGTCAGGCGTGAAGTCTGTTATTTCCACAGCTAGCAATGCAAAGGCCGATATTCTTGTTGAACATGGTGACAAAATCTATTTTGGAAATCTTTTTCTGGAG GTGCGTGCTACTCCTGGTCATACTTTGGGTTGCCTAACGTACGTAACAGGAGATGAACCTGATCAGCCTCATCCAAGGATGGCTTTCACTGGTGATGCATTACTGATAAGAGGCTGTGGAAGGACGGATTTTCAG GGAGGAAGTTCACATAAGCTCTATGAATCAGTACATTCACAG ATTTTCACATTGCCAAAGGATACTTTGTTGTACCCTGCTCATGATTATAATGGCTTCACC GTTAGTACCATCGAGGAAGAGATGCTATACAATCCTCGACTCTCAAAAGACGAG GACACATTCAAGACTATAATGGAAA ATCTCAGCTTGCCATATCCAAAGATGATTGATGCAGCTGTACCAGCAAACTTGGTTTGTGGAATGCAAGATCTACCTGCAAATTAG
- the LOC120259433 gene encoding cytochrome b561 domain-containing protein At2g30890-like, whose translation MVQILRRLLFVLIFLVYSVNSYQSSSKSMHSHKNITHDPQKMKPQLSFQITLHALLLWFSVGFLMPLGILIVRISHKVQCCRKLKLLFYCHVFLQITAVLIALAGAALSVKYFENSFDNTHQKIGLGLYAFILIQPLIGFYRPKRGVKLRSLWYFVHWLIGTGVCIMGIVNIYIGLHAFHAKTSKSVRLWIVLFTAEIFIFVFVYLMQDRWEHIKKQGVILGNEQIRPTDQSSPSNQKDGNEGLVAV comes from the exons ATGGTTCAAATTCTCAGAAGATTAttgtttgttcttatttttcttgtttattctGTTAATTCATATCAATCGTCTTCGAAATCAATGCATAGTCACAAGAACATCACACATGATCCTCAGAAG ATGAAACCTCAACTCTCATTCCAAATCACATTGCATGCACTGCTTCTCTGGTTTTCAGTTGGTTTTTTAATGCCTCTTGGAATACTCATTGTAAGAATATCCCACAAAGTTCAGTGTTGCAGAAAACTAAAACTTCTGTTTTACTGCCATGTATTTCTGCAG ATAACTGCAGTTTTGATTGCACTTGCTGGGGCAGCTTTATCAGTCAAGTACTTCGAGAACTCTTTCGATAACACGCATCAAAAGATCGGTCTCGGCCTCTATGCATTTATACTGATACAACCTCTGATTGGTTTCTACAGACCAAAAAG AGGAGTGAAATTGAGGAGTTTATGGTACTTTGTTCATTGGTTGATTGGGACTGGAGTTTGCATAATGGGAATTGTAAACATCTACATTGGATTGCATGCATTCCATGCAAAGACTTCAAAGAGTGTGAGGCTTTGGATTGTGCTGTTTACTGCTGagattttcatctttgtttttgtttatctgATGCAAGATAGATGGGAACACATTAAGAAACAGGGAGTGATCTTGGGAAATGAGCAAATTAGACCAACTGATCAATCATCTCCTTCCAATCAGAAAGATGGAAATGAGGGACTGGTTGCTGTTTGA
- the LOC120258662 gene encoding scopoletin glucosyltransferase-like — protein sequence MDSSDKLHLLFFPLMSPGHFIPMVDMARLFSSFPNVHCSFITTPANPITISAVNVITIPFPDPSITGLAVGQENLSTVPTSGFTTFTTALFHFRDPITTLLHDLRPDALISDSLFPWTAAVARDLHIPRIIFHGAGAFPLYVSSKVLSQFPIQTPSFSIAGQPHEIHLHKDGLPELFSNFDMLRQLGEAEFTSYGVVINTFYEMEPSYVDYYKTNTKAWCVGPLSEFGREGRVEEDHEVLSWLDNQPEGSVIYVCFGSLCHFTAAELREIAVGLEKSGERFVWVVRKEFEEDEVKEEEWLPEGFEKRVEGRGMMIRGWVPQVKVLRRAAVGWFVTHCGWNSLQEGVVAGVGLVTWPLFHEQFVNQELAVEVMGVGVRMWDGFLTEKRGGGGCDGGGDRRSSEEGNGRWGGGGEGEEEGEGVWGEGEESGGGEWEYF from the coding sequence ATGGATTCCAGCGACAAGCTTCACCTCCTCTTCTTTCCCCTTATGAGTCCCGGCCACTTCATCCCCATGGTCGACATGGCACGTCTCTTCTCCTCTTTCCCCAACGTCCACTGCTCCTTCATCACCACTCCGGCCAACCCCATCACCATCTCCGCCGTCAACGTCATAACCATTCCCTTCCCAGACCCGTCCATCACCGGCCTCGCCGTCGGCCAAGAGAACCTCTCCACCGTTCCCACCTCCGGCTTCACCACCTTCACCACCGCCCTCTTCCACTTCCGCGACCCAATCACCACCCTCCTCCACGACCTCCGGCCAGACGCCCTCATCTCCGACTCACTCTTCCCCTGGACGGCCGCCGTCGCCAGAGACCTCCACATCCCTCGCATCATCTTCCACGGCGCCGGTGCCTTCCCTCTCTACGTCTCCTCCAAAGTCCTCTCCCAATTCCCCATTCAAACCCCATCCTTCTCCATCGCAGGCCAACCTCACGAGATCCACCTCCATAAAGACGGCTTGCCGGAGCTCTTCTCCAACTTTGACATGCTCCGGCAGCTGGGTGAAGCCGAGTTCACCAGCTACGGCGTCGTCATCAACACCTTCTACGAAATGGAACCCAGCTACGTAGATTACTACAAGACCAACACGAAAGCTTGGTGCGTCGGACCCTTGTCGGAGTTCGGGCGGGAAGGAAGAGTGGAAGAAGACCACGAGGTGCTCTCATGGCTGGACAACCAACCTGAAGGATCAgtaatatatgtttgttttgggAGTTTGTGTCACTTCACGGCGGCGGAGTTGAGGGAGATAGCGGTTGGGTTGGAGAAGTCCGGCGAAAGGTTTGTTTGGGTGGTGAGGAAGGAGTTTGAAGAGGATGAGGTTAAGGAGGAGGAGTGGTTGCCGGAAGGGTTTGAGAAGAGGGTGGAAGGGAGAGGGATGATGATCAGAGGGTGGGTGCCGCAGGTGAAGGTGCTCCGGCGAGCGGCGGTGGGGTGGTTTGTGACACATTGTGGATGGAACTCGTTGCAAGAAGGGGTGGTGGCCGGAGTGGGGTTGGTGACGTGGCCTTTGTTTCATGAGCAGTTTGTGAACCAGGAGTTGGCGGTGGAGGTGATGGGAGTGGGAGTGAGGATGTGGGATGGGTTTCTGACGGAGAAGAGGGGAGGAGGTGGTTGTGACGGCGGAGGAGATCGCCGGAGTAGTGAAGAAGGTAATGGGAGGTGGGGAGGAGGTGGAGAAGGTGAAGAGGAAGGCGAAGGAGTATGGGGAGAAGGGGAGGAAAGCGGTGGAGGAGAGTGGGAGTACTTTTGA
- the LOC120258659 gene encoding uncharacterized protein LOC120258659 translates to MDFLERKGLLINQRGRSLLVHSPLLLQCFKALRVCQQKVVHGVLSKNTRRLEIHQSFPLCKATQSEGTTEESSSTGSSARAQLDLLKQLTYTRADRGYQSDGDSQRLTIREQLSEVIGDREGEFSLPLGKKLKASLNSLTISQKRNIKRQAYLDEVGSRNDSTFFATIGAFVILPPVAILSIAILTGYVQLFP, encoded by the exons ATGGATTTTCTCGAGCGGAAAGGACTTCTGATCAATCAGAGAGGGAGGAGC CTCCTTGTCCACTCTCCACTGTTACTCCAATGTTTCAAGGCCTTGAGAGTTTGCCAGCAAAAGGTTGTTCATGGTGTTCTCAGTAAGAACACAAGAAGATTGGAGATCCATCAATCTTTTCCTCTTTGCAAAGCTACTCAATCTGAAGGAACCACAGAGGAATCCAGTTCAACAG GGTCGTCTGCTCGCGCTCAGCTGGATCTACTCAAACAACTCACTTATACCAGGGCTGACAGAG GTTATCAAAGTGATGGTGATTCTCAAAGGCTAACTATTCGTGAACAACTATCTGAAGTGATTGGAGATAGAGAAGGTGAATTCAGTCTTCCACTGGGTAAGAAGTTAAAGGCAAGCTTGAATTCCTTGACCATCTCCCAGAAAAGAAACATCAAGCGACAGGCTTACCTGGATGAAGTTGGTAGCAGAAATGATTCCACCTTCTTTGCAACAATAGGAGCATTTGTGATTCTCCCACCAGTAGCCATATTGTCCATTGCAATACTAACAGGGTATGTGCAGTTGTTCCCTTGA
- the LOC120258827 gene encoding GDSL esterase/lipase At4g10955: MAVKKGEEGGEGEGEVGESGVVMVVASSVEEEKEKEQEVGHPFDFHVCGPRNISAPNWKDLIRSSWRDARYKRMVIACFIQAVYLLELDRQDERTEDNGLAPKWWKPFKYKLAKALVDERDGSIYGAILEWDRSAALSDFILMRPSGAPRAVLALRGTLLKSPTIRRDLQDDLRFLAWESLKGSVRFNGALEALKSVVDKYGSSNVCVAGHSLGAGFALQVGKALAKQGVFVESHLFNPPSVSLAMSMRIIGEKAAYFWKRIKAALPSNADVLIEGKEEKASPFSDEAKKWVPHLYVNNSDYICCYYTDRTGEAGPGDSAIDNGRENSGAGDVAAKLFVMSKGPQKFLEAHGLQQWWSDDMELQLALNHSKLINRQLRSLYNTPPPQLLVKS; the protein is encoded by the exons ATGGCAGTGAAGAAAGGagaggaaggaggagaaggTGAGGGAGAAGTGGGAGAGAGTGGTGTTGTGATGGTAGTAGCAAGTTCTgttgaggaggagaaggagaaggaacaGGAGGTTGGCCATCCTTTTGATTTCCATGTTTGTGGACCTCGCAACATATCTGCTCCTAATTGGAAGGATCTCATTCGCTCTAGCTg GAGAGATGCTAGGTACAAAAGGATGGTGATAGCATGCTTCATTCAAGCAGTTTACTTGTTAGAACTAGACCGGCAAGACGAAAGAACAGAAGACAATGGCCTTGCTCCAAAATGGTGGAAACCCTTCAAATACAAGCTTGCAAAAGCTCTAGTAGATGAAAGAGATGGATCCATTTACGGCGCAATCCTAGAATGGGACAGATCTGCAGCCCTTTCTGACTTCATACTCATGAGACCAAGTGGCGCTCCCCGTGCCGTCTTAGCACTTCGAGGAACATTACTAAAGAGCCCAACAATTAGAAGAGATTTGCAGGATGATCTTAGATTTCTAGCTTGGGAAAGCCTCAAAGGATCAGTGAGGTTTAATGGAGCATTGGAAGCACTGAAATCAGTTGTCGATAAGTATGGTAGCAGCAATGTATGTGTAGCTGGTCATTCATTGGGAGCAGGATTTGCACTCCAAGTAGGCAAAGCATTGGCCAAACAGGGAGTGTTTGTGGAGTCTCATTTATTCAATCCACCCTCTGTTTCATTGGCAATGAGTATGAGAATCATCGGTGAAAAGGCGGCATATTTCTGGAAGAGAATTAAAGCAGCATTGCCATCAAATGCCGATGTTCTGATCGAAGGTAAAGAAGAGAAGGCTTCTCCCTTTAGTGATGAAGCCAAGAAATGGGTGCCGCATTTGTATGTGAATAACAGCGACTACATTTGTTGTTATTACACTGATCGTACTGGAGAAGCAGGGCCCGGAGATTCAGCTATAGATAACGGAAGGGAGAACAGTGGCGCTGGAGATGTCGCCGCAAAGCTGTTTGTGATGTCTAAGGGACCTCAGAAGTTCCTTGAAGCTCATGGATTGCAGCAATGGTGGTCTGATGATATGGAACTTCAACTGGCTTTAAATCATAGCAAGCTTATTAACAGACAATTGAGGTCATTGTACAACACTCCACCTCCTCAACTTTTGGTGAAGTCATGA
- the LOC120258829 gene encoding urease accessory protein G gives MASEAHHHDHDHHHHDHDEATESWVGQDGRVYHSHDGLAPHSHEPIYSPGYFSARARPLSTRNFRERAFTIGIGGPVGTGKTALMLALCQFLRDKYSLAAVTNDIFTKEDGEFLIKHGALPEERIRAVETGGCPHAAIREDISINLGPLEELSNLFKADLLLCESGGDNLAANFSRELADYIIYIIDVSGGDKIPRKGGPGITQADLLVINKTDLAQAVGADLAVMERDALRMRDGGPFVFAQVKHGVGVEEIVNHILQAWEVATGNKRH, from the exons ATGGCTTCCGAAGCTCATCACCACGACCACGACCACCACCACCATGACCATGA CGAAGCAACGGAATCTTGGGTTGGGCAGGATGGGAGAGTGTACCATTCCCATGATGGCTTAGCACCGCACTCCCATGAGCCAATCTACTCCCCTGGTTATTTCTCCGCCCGCGCCAGGCCGCTTTCCACTCGGAACTTCAGGGAACGGGCCTTCACCATCGGCATCGGTGGCCCCGTTGGCACTGG GAAAACAGCATTAATGCTGGCACTATGCCAATTCCTGCGTGACAAGTACAGCCTAGCTGCG GTGACAAATgatatatttacaaaagaagATGGAGAATTTCTAATAAAGCATGGAGCACTTCCTGAAGAAAGAATTCGTGCTGTTGAAACTGGAGGATGCCCTCATGCAGCGATACGTGAAGATATAAGTATAAATCTTGGTCCTCTAGAAGAGCTGTCCAACTTATTTAAAGCTGATCTACTACTTTGTGAATCTGGAGGAG ATAATTTGGCTGCCAATTTTAGTAGAGAGTTAGCAGATTATATCATATACATCATTGACGTTTCTGGTGGTGATAAAATACCTAGAAAAGGTGGTCCAGGAATAACCCAAGCAGATCTCCTG GTAATAAACAAGACGGATCTTGCACAGGCAGTGGGAGCTGATTTAGCAGTGATGGAGCGAGATGCACTTCGCATGCGTGATGGAGGCCCTTTTGTCTTTGCTCAG GTGAAACATGGAGTTGGTGTAGAAGAAATTGTTAACCATATCTTGCAAGCCTGGGAGGTAGCTACAGGGAATAAGCGCCATTGA